In Erigeron canadensis isolate Cc75 chromosome 6, C_canadensis_v1, whole genome shotgun sequence, the following are encoded in one genomic region:
- the LOC122603882 gene encoding F-box/kelch-repeat protein At5g42350-like, producing MRLANNYNGSVMEDDDETRGVLLRCLSLYSRGGGCKVGATTSDEFGETVGKGYKPVCGTQNTSVDCFSYGVERFWKNNNKKKNFELQDPHRNNNRMHVFLPDDILETCLVRLPLTSLMNCRLVCKKWRSLTSTTRFMQMRCDGHYPSPWLFLFGTVKDGLSSREIYAFDVSFNKWHKVEAGILKDRFLFSVTTVYDNIFIVGGCSNPGRMDRSSSKTHRGVLLFCPSTKSWHKVASMKHARSKPVLGVYEVTSDNLAIKSQHNHFPRTRTRNSGVSDVYEDPHRLSLRRLSRHSIDHQKSTQTKVNTGIKCRQRFLILAVGGVGSWDESLDSCEIYDSSSNRWTEIQRLPADLGVICSAVVCNGVFYVYSEGDKLAAYDIVHGYWVRVQTTPPPPCIHGYSPRLVSCDDYRLFMVSVSWCEGDGEIGGRNKAVRKLWELDLVYLTWNEVSVHPDAPMDWNSVFAADKNLIFGIEMFKIFGQVLEFLTMCDVTDPTMNWVHLSKNQVAREMDVSSCIMKSMAVVHL from the exons GCTTGCGAACAACTACAATGGAAGTGTGATGGAGGATGATGATGAGACGAGAGGGGTTTTGTTAAGGTGTTTGAGTCTGTACAGTCGGGGTGGAGGGTGCAAGGTTGGAGCCACAACTAGTGACGAGTTTGGTGAAACCGTTGGTAAAGGGTACAAACCTGTGTGTGGGACCCAAAACACAAGTGTTGATTGTTTCTCGTATGGAGTTGAGAGGTTTTggaagaataataataaaaagaagaatTTTGAACTCCAAGACCCACATCGAAATAACAACAGGATGCATGTGTTTCTTCCTGATGATATTCTTGAGACGTGTTTAGTGAGACTTCCGTTAACGAGCCTAATGAACTGCCGGCTTGTGTGCAAAAAATGGAGATCATTGACTTCCACAACGCGTTTTATGCAAATGAGATGTGATGGGCATTATCCAAGCCCATGGTTGTTTCTGTTTGGGACTGTTAAAGATGGTTTAAGCTCTCGTGAGATATACGCTTTTGATGTATCTTTCAACAAATGGCATAAAGTTGAGGCCGGAATTTTGAAAGATCGGTTTTTATTCTCGGTGACCACTGTCTATGACAACATTTTTATTGTTGGAGGTTGTTCAAACCCTGGTAGAATGGACCGAAGTTCTAGCAAAACACATAGAGGAGTCTTACTTTTTTGCCCTTCAACAAAATCTTGGCACAAG GTTGCATCAATGAAACATGCAAGATCAAAGCCAGTTCTTGGAGTATATGAAGTTACCTCTGATAATCTGGCGATCAAAAGTCAACACAATCATTTTCCCCGGACACGAACACGCAACAGTGGAGTATCAGATGTCTATGAGGATCCACATAGACTTTCCCTTAGGCGTCTATCACGACACTCTATCgatcatcaaaagtcaacacAAACAAAAGTAAACACAGGTATAAAATGCCGTCAGCGGTTCCTGATACTTGCCGTAGGTGGGGTCGGTTCATGGGACGAGTCTTTAGATTCATGCGAGATCTATGATTCTTCATCAAACAGATGGACGGAAATCCAAAGGCTCCCAGCTGATTTAGGGGTCATCTGTTCTGCAGTAGTTTGTAACGGGGTTTTTTATGTGTACTCCGAGGGTGACAAACTCGCAGCATATGACATTGTTCATGGTTACTGGGTTCGGGTCCAAACaactccaccaccaccatgcaTTCACGGGTACTCCCCGAGACTCGTGTCATGTGATGACTACAGATTGTTTATGGTGTCGGTTTCATGGTGTGAAGGGGATGGTGAAATTGGAGGGAGAAATAAAGCAGTTAGGAAGTTATGGGAGCTTGATCTCGTGTACTTGACTTGGAATGAAGTTTCCGTACATCCTGATGCACCCATGGACTGGAATTCTGTATTTGCTGCTGATAAAAACTTGATATTTGGGATTGAAATGTTTAAGATATTCGGGCAGGTGTTGGAGTTTTTGACAATGTGTGATGTCACGGACCCAACGATGAATTGGGTTCACCTGTCGAAAAATCAGGTCGCTCGTGAAATGGACGTGTCTTCGTGCATAATGAAATCGATGGCTGTTGTGCATTTGTAA